One genomic window of Indioceanicola profundi includes the following:
- a CDS encoding peptide ABC transporter substrate-binding protein: MLKSLHRLSLTAALGALALTAALPLTAAPAQAQQELRRSVGPAPDTLDPSKAETIPAARVLYDLFEGLFTLDVNGNARPAMAESHEVSADGLVYTFTLRDAKWSDGSPVTAEDFVFAWRRLADPKTAAPYAYYVWPIVNGEAVTNGKMPPDALGVEAVDARTLKVTLHEPAGYFLATLQHPAMSPLHRASVEKFGDDFVAPQNMVTNGAYVLRENVPQTYIRLEKSPTYYDADQVAIPRVTDFVIENHDTEFKQYRAGELDITSTLPTTQVNTAKNSFPDAYKATQTYSTYYFAFNLNNEPWKSNAKLREALSLAIDRDVIAEKIIGGDEKPAYSFTPPGDVGGYTPPMPAFRAMTQAERDARAKELLAEAGYPGGKGLGEIEVIYSTSENNRKVMIAVSAMWKQKLGVQARLNNQEFRVVASIGNEKSYKDILFYAWIGDYPDPYTFLQLLRSDVAQQNLPAYKNPAYDAALNKANALTDPEARLAMMAEAEALALADHPIMTVFHNTRRRLVNPKIKGWEGNALDLHPSRYISFGE; this comes from the coding sequence ATGTTGAAGAGTTTGCACCGCCTGTCGCTGACCGCCGCGCTGGGCGCGCTGGCCCTCACCGCCGCCCTGCCGCTGACCGCGGCCCCGGCCCAGGCGCAGCAGGAGCTGCGGCGCAGCGTGGGGCCCGCCCCCGACACGCTAGACCCGAGCAAGGCGGAAACAATCCCGGCGGCCCGCGTGCTCTACGACCTGTTCGAAGGGCTGTTCACCCTGGACGTGAATGGCAATGCCCGGCCGGCCATGGCGGAAAGCCATGAGGTCAGCGCGGACGGCCTCGTCTACACCTTCACCCTGCGCGACGCGAAATGGTCGGATGGCAGTCCGGTGACGGCGGAGGATTTCGTGTTCGCGTGGCGGCGGCTCGCGGACCCGAAGACCGCCGCCCCCTACGCCTATTATGTCTGGCCCATCGTGAATGGAGAGGCCGTGACCAACGGCAAGATGCCGCCGGATGCGCTGGGCGTGGAGGCGGTGGATGCCAGGACCCTGAAGGTCACGCTGCATGAGCCGGCGGGCTACTTCCTCGCCACGCTGCAGCACCCGGCCATGAGCCCGCTGCACCGGGCGAGCGTGGAGAAGTTCGGCGACGATTTCGTGGCCCCGCAGAACATGGTCACCAACGGCGCCTATGTTCTGCGGGAGAACGTGCCCCAGACCTATATCCGGCTGGAGAAGAGCCCGACCTACTACGACGCCGACCAGGTGGCCATCCCGCGCGTGACGGACTTCGTGATCGAGAACCACGACACCGAATTCAAGCAGTACCGCGCGGGCGAGCTCGACATCACCTCCACCCTGCCGACCACGCAGGTCAACACGGCGAAGAACAGCTTCCCGGACGCCTACAAGGCCACCCAGACCTATTCCACCTACTATTTCGCCTTCAACCTGAACAACGAGCCCTGGAAGTCGAACGCCAAGCTGCGCGAGGCGCTGTCCCTGGCCATCGACCGGGACGTGATCGCGGAGAAGATCATCGGCGGGGATGAGAAGCCGGCCTACAGCTTCACGCCGCCCGGCGATGTCGGCGGTTATACCCCCCCAATGCCGGCTTTCCGCGCCATGACCCAGGCGGAGCGGGACGCCCGCGCCAAGGAACTGCTGGCCGAGGCCGGCTATCCCGGCGGCAAGGGGCTGGGCGAGATCGAGGTGATCTATTCCACCAGCGAGAACAACCGCAAGGTCATGATCGCCGTGTCCGCCATGTGGAAGCAGAAGCTCGGCGTGCAGGCCCGGCTGAACAACCAGGAATTCCGCGTGGTCGCCAGCATCGGGAATGAGAAGTCCTACAAGGACATCCTGTTCTATGCCTGGATCGGCGATTATCCGGACCCCTACACCTTCCTCCAGCTTCTGCGCAGCGACGTGGCGCAGCAGAACCTGCCGGCCTACAAGAACCCGGCCTATGACGCGGCGTTGAACAAGGCCAACGCCCTGACCGATCCCGAGGCGCGGCTGGCCATGATGGCGGAGGCGGAGGCGCTGGCGCTGGCCGACCACCCGATCATGACGGTGTTCCACAACACCCGCCGCCGTCTGGTGAACCCGAAGATCAAGGGCTGGGAGGGCAACGCCCTCGACCTGCACCCCAGCCGCTACATCAGCTTCGGGGAATAA
- a CDS encoding peptide ABC transporter substrate-binding protein has protein sequence MRPFRTAAIALSLLTLAGQTALAETVLRRGNYAEPETLDPHTATGLPEAQIFYDMYEGLMVRGPDGVAKPGLAESWTVSEDGKTYTFRLRNGLKWSDGSPIAAGDVVFSLRRVVNPAETQARNANYIWPIRNAKQITEGKLPPEELGVSAPDDHTVVIELERPTAYLLKVLSYPMLATLPTKQMQAAGNGFFSAGKLVSSGPYMLDRYVPQGYVKLVRNPHHRDAAKASIDAVYFHPTEDQDTELKRYRAGELDTTYTLPAAQIDWVRENLPDHLRVNPQLGTYYYAPNLTKSPWKDDKRIMQALSMAIDRGPITEKLTRGGELPAHAYVPPGVPDYTPQAPAWADWPMDKRIAEAKKLLAAAGYPEGEGLEVELLFNTKELERRTAVGLAAMWQQRLGVKTVLTNQEWKVFLDTRRTKNFPGLSRQGYIGAYDDANVFLEWYRSDIGPENPAGYANPEFDALLDRAAAEPDAEVRRDLLQQAERMLIEDYAAIPVYTYASKRLVNPKIKGWVDNPLDVHPTLYLSVE, from the coding sequence ATGCGACCATTCCGGACGGCAGCGATCGCCCTTTCCCTCCTGACCCTGGCAGGCCAGACGGCCCTGGCGGAGACGGTGCTCAGACGGGGAAACTATGCCGAGCCGGAAACGCTGGACCCGCATACCGCCACCGGCCTGCCGGAAGCCCAGATCTTCTACGACATGTATGAAGGGCTGATGGTCCGCGGGCCGGACGGCGTCGCCAAGCCCGGTCTGGCGGAGTCCTGGACCGTGTCGGAGGACGGAAAGACTTATACGTTCCGCCTGCGCAACGGTCTGAAATGGTCCGACGGCTCCCCCATCGCGGCGGGGGATGTGGTCTTCTCCCTCCGCCGGGTGGTGAACCCGGCGGAGACGCAGGCGCGCAACGCCAACTACATCTGGCCGATCCGCAACGCCAAGCAGATCACCGAGGGAAAGCTGCCTCCGGAAGAGTTGGGCGTGTCGGCCCCTGACGACCACACGGTGGTGATCGAGTTGGAGCGGCCCACCGCCTATCTGCTGAAGGTGCTGAGCTACCCCATGCTGGCGACATTGCCGACGAAGCAGATGCAGGCAGCGGGCAACGGCTTCTTCAGCGCCGGCAAGCTGGTCTCCAGCGGTCCCTACATGCTGGACCGGTATGTGCCGCAGGGCTATGTGAAGCTGGTGCGCAACCCGCACCACCGCGATGCCGCCAAGGCCAGCATCGACGCGGTCTATTTCCACCCGACCGAGGACCAGGATACCGAGCTGAAGCGCTACAGGGCGGGGGAGCTGGACACCACCTATACCCTTCCGGCCGCCCAGATCGACTGGGTGCGGGAGAATCTGCCCGATCACCTGCGGGTCAATCCGCAGCTCGGCACCTACTACTACGCCCCGAACCTGACCAAGAGCCCCTGGAAGGATGACAAGCGCATCATGCAGGCGCTGTCCATGGCCATCGACCGGGGGCCGATCACCGAGAAGCTGACCCGCGGCGGCGAGTTGCCGGCCCATGCCTATGTGCCGCCCGGCGTGCCCGACTACACGCCCCAGGCGCCGGCCTGGGCGGACTGGCCCATGGACAAGCGGATCGCGGAGGCGAAGAAGCTCCTCGCCGCCGCCGGCTACCCGGAGGGCGAGGGGCTGGAGGTGGAACTGCTGTTCAACACCAAGGAGCTGGAGCGGCGCACCGCGGTGGGGCTCGCCGCCATGTGGCAGCAGCGGCTTGGCGTGAAGACGGTGCTGACGAACCAGGAATGGAAGGTGTTCCTGGATACCCGCCGCACCAAGAATTTCCCCGGCCTCTCCCGCCAGGGCTATATCGGCGCCTATGACGACGCCAATGTCTTCCTGGAATGGTACCGCAGCGACATCGGGCCGGAGAACCCTGCCGGCTATGCGAATCCCGAATTCGATGCCCTGCTTGACCGCGCCGCGGCGGAGCCGGATGCGGAGGTGCGGCGCGACCTGCTGCAACAGGCCGAGCGCATGCTGATCGAGGACTATGCCGCCATCCCGGTCTACACCTACGCCTCGAAGCGGCTGGTGAATCCCAAAATCAAGGGCTGGGTGGATAACCCGCTGGACGTCCACCCGACGCTGTATCTGAGCGTGGAGTAA
- a CDS encoding M3 family oligoendopeptidase, which yields MDTSLPAAAADALGALPNWDLSDLYPGPDSAELRTDLEHAERDARAFSQRYEGRLKGLSGADLARAVAEYEQIDETMSRIMSYAGLIYAGDRSDPENGRFYQSMQEKVTSISVHLLFFTLEINRLDDAELEAKLSVPDLARYASWLRDTRLYRPHQLSDELEKLLHEKYVSGRASWTRLFDETLSALRFPIGGKELTSAEALNLLSNPDPAKRKEAALALGDVLGKNLRLFAHIMNTIVKDKEIEDKWRHYAQPWSSRHLANQVEDEVVDALVEAVRSSYPDLSHRYYALKAKWFGQEKLDYWDRNAPLPDDDDRVIPWDQARELVLDSYGRFSPQLADLGRTFFEKPWIDVPPRPGKDPGAFAHPTVPSAHPYLLLNYMGRTRDVMTLAHELGHGVHQVLAGKQGHLQSSTPLTLAETASVFGEMLTFRGLLERTTDPKRRKALLAGKVEDMLNTVVRQIAFYEFERRVHTERREGELSAERLCQIWMDVQTESLGPAFRFEDSYKPYWTYVGHFVHVPFYVYAYAFGDCLVNSLYAAYEEAARHNGTDAFARKYLEMLSAAGTLHHKELLAPFGLDLSDPAFWQKGLGVVRGFIDELERLE from the coding sequence ATGGATACGAGCCTGCCCGCCGCCGCTGCCGATGCCCTTGGCGCCCTGCCGAACTGGGACCTGTCGGACCTGTATCCCGGGCCGGACAGCGCGGAGTTGAGGACCGATCTGGAACATGCGGAGCGGGATGCCCGCGCCTTCTCCCAGCGCTATGAGGGCCGGCTGAAGGGCCTGTCCGGCGCCGATCTGGCTCGCGCCGTGGCGGAATATGAGCAGATCGACGAGACCATGAGCCGGATCATGTCCTATGCTGGCCTGATTTATGCCGGCGACCGGTCCGATCCGGAGAATGGCCGCTTCTATCAGTCCATGCAGGAGAAGGTGACCTCCATCTCCGTCCACCTGCTGTTCTTCACACTGGAGATCAACCGGCTGGACGATGCGGAGCTTGAGGCCAAGCTGTCGGTGCCCGATCTGGCCCGCTACGCCTCCTGGCTGCGTGACACGCGGCTGTACCGCCCGCATCAGCTTTCCGACGAGCTGGAGAAGCTGCTGCATGAGAAGTACGTCTCCGGCCGGGCCTCCTGGACCCGGCTATTCGACGAGACCCTGTCGGCCCTGCGCTTCCCCATCGGCGGCAAGGAGCTGACCAGTGCCGAGGCGCTGAACCTGCTGTCCAACCCCGATCCGGCGAAGCGGAAGGAGGCGGCGCTGGCGCTGGGCGATGTTCTGGGGAAGAATCTGCGGCTCTTCGCCCACATCATGAATACCATCGTCAAGGACAAGGAGATCGAGGACAAGTGGCGGCACTATGCCCAGCCCTGGTCCTCCCGCCATCTGGCCAACCAGGTGGAGGATGAGGTGGTGGACGCGCTGGTGGAGGCCGTGCGCAGCAGCTATCCCGACCTGTCCCACCGCTACTACGCCCTGAAAGCCAAGTGGTTCGGGCAGGAGAAGCTGGATTACTGGGACCGTAACGCCCCGCTGCCCGACGATGACGACCGGGTGATCCCGTGGGATCAGGCCCGCGAGCTGGTGCTGGACTCCTACGGGCGCTTCAGTCCGCAGCTCGCCGATCTGGGCCGCACTTTCTTCGAGAAGCCCTGGATCGACGTGCCGCCGCGGCCCGGCAAAGACCCCGGCGCCTTCGCCCACCCCACCGTGCCCAGCGCCCATCCCTATCTGCTGCTGAACTATATGGGCCGCACCCGCGACGTGATGACCCTGGCCCACGAGCTGGGACATGGGGTGCATCAGGTGCTGGCCGGCAAGCAGGGCCATCTTCAAAGCTCCACCCCGCTGACCCTGGCGGAGACGGCCAGTGTGTTCGGCGAGATGCTGACCTTCCGCGGGCTGCTGGAGCGCACCACCGATCCCAAGCGACGCAAGGCGCTGCTGGCCGGGAAGGTGGAGGACATGCTGAACACCGTGGTCCGCCAGATCGCCTTCTACGAGTTCGAGCGCCGGGTCCATACTGAGCGGCGCGAGGGCGAGCTGTCGGCGGAGCGGTTGTGCCAGATCTGGATGGATGTGCAGACGGAGAGCCTGGGACCGGCCTTCCGGTTCGAGGACAGCTACAAGCCCTACTGGACCTATGTGGGGCACTTCGTGCATGTGCCCTTCTATGTCTACGCCTACGCCTTCGGCGACTGCCTGGTGAACAGCCTCTATGCGGCCTATGAGGAGGCGGCGCGGCACAACGGCACCGACGCCTTCGCCCGCAAATATCTGGAGATGCTGTCCGCCGCCGGCACCCTGCACCACAAGGAGCTGCTGGCCCCCTTCGGGCTGGACCTGTCCGACCCGGCCTTCTGGCAGAAGGGGCTGGGCGTGGTCCGCGGCTTCATCGATGAGCTGGAGCGGCTGGAATAG
- the bla gene encoding class A beta-lactamase → MSLARRQFLTAAATVPLAAMPGLPAFATDAGLEKALSDLATAHPGRVGIGVRDLATGATTLVGGGRRFPMQSVFKFPIGIAVLDAADRGALTLDQTVKLTPADMSVAWSPLRDRLAGQPGEDTVRELLELMVAQSDNTACDVLLGMIGGPEAVTALLRAKGIDGVRVDRAERELQTGVYGLPWRPELVDWETFKAAARALDPAARRASMLAYLDDPRDTSTPEGMLDLLAAFHDGRMLSEAGTAELRRIMLSTTTGTKRLKAGVPPGWRVAHKTGSGWTVDGLSPANNDVGLLIAPNGRTLAIAVFIAGSTAPMEEQEALIAAAARAATAD, encoded by the coding sequence ATGAGCCTCGCCCGCCGCCAATTCCTCACTGCCGCCGCCACGGTTCCCCTGGCCGCGATGCCCGGCCTGCCCGCCTTCGCAACGGATGCCGGGCTGGAGAAAGCTCTGAGCGATCTGGCGACGGCGCATCCGGGACGCGTCGGCATCGGCGTGCGGGACTTGGCCACCGGGGCCACCACGCTGGTCGGCGGCGGCCGGCGCTTTCCGATGCAGAGCGTGTTCAAGTTCCCCATCGGCATCGCCGTGCTGGACGCGGCGGATCGCGGTGCATTGACGCTGGATCAGACCGTCAAGCTCACCCCGGCCGACATGTCGGTGGCCTGGAGCCCCCTGCGCGACCGGCTGGCCGGACAGCCAGGGGAGGACACGGTGCGGGAGCTGCTGGAGCTGATGGTGGCGCAGAGCGACAACACCGCCTGCGACGTGCTGCTGGGCATGATCGGCGGGCCAGAGGCGGTGACGGCGCTGCTGCGTGCCAAGGGAATCGACGGCGTGCGGGTCGACCGAGCGGAGCGGGAGCTTCAGACCGGCGTCTACGGCCTGCCCTGGCGGCCGGAGCTGGTGGACTGGGAGACCTTCAAGGCAGCGGCCCGTGCGCTGGACCCCGCGGCCCGGCGCGCCTCCATGCTGGCCTATCTCGACGATCCCCGCGACACCTCCACGCCGGAGGGGATGCTGGATCTGCTGGCCGCGTTTCATGACGGCCGGATGCTGTCGGAGGCCGGAACGGCGGAGCTGCGGCGGATCATGCTCTCCACCACCACCGGAACGAAGCGGCTGAAGGCCGGGGTGCCGCCGGGCTGGCGGGTGGCGCACAAGACCGGCAGCGGCTGGACGGTGGACGGGCTGTCGCCGGCCAACAACGATGTCGGGCTGCTGATCGCGCCAAACGGTCGCACACTTGCCATTGCCGTTTTCATCGCCGGCTCCACCGCCCCGATGGAGGAGCAGGAGGCGCTGATCGCCGCCGCCGCCCGCGCCGCCACGGCGGACTGA